In a genomic window of Corynebacterium lizhenjunii:
- a CDS encoding peroxiredoxin produces the protein MPILTVGEKFPEFELTALKGGDLHDVNASQPEDYFEQVSLDKYEGKWKVVFFYPKDFTFVCPTEIAAFGKLDEEFQDRDTQILGGSTDNEFAHFNWRATHPELKEVPFPMFADVRHDLIRALGVENAAGVADRATFIIDPDGVIQFVSVTPDAVGRNVDEVLRVLDALQSEEVCACNWQANDPTKNIDKLEVVQSSL, from the coding sequence ATGCCTATCTTGACCGTTGGAGAGAAATTCCCCGAGTTTGAGCTGACCGCACTAAAGGGTGGTGATCTGCACGACGTTAATGCTTCCCAGCCGGAGGATTACTTCGAGCAGGTGTCCCTGGACAAGTACGAGGGCAAGTGGAAGGTTGTCTTCTTCTACCCGAAGGACTTCACCTTCGTGTGCCCGACCGAAATTGCTGCCTTTGGCAAGCTGGATGAGGAATTCCAGGACCGAGACACCCAGATCCTGGGCGGTTCCACCGATAATGAGTTTGCGCACTTCAACTGGCGTGCAACCCACCCGGAGCTCAAGGAAGTTCCGTTCCCGATGTTCGCCGATGTTCGCCATGACCTGATCCGTGCCCTGGGCGTGGAGAACGCTGCTGGCGTTGCTGACCGCGCTACCTTCATCATTGACCCGGACGGCGTTATCCAGTTCGTCTCCGTAACTCCGGATGCCGTGGGTCGTAACGTTGATGAGGTTTTGCGCGTGCTGGATGCCCTGCAGTCCGAAGAGGTTTGCGCTTGCAACTGGCAGGCAAATGACCCGACCAAGAACATCGACAAGCTCGAGGTTGTGCAGTCCTCCCTCTAA
- the lexA gene encoding transcriptional repressor LexA, whose amino-acid sequence MARKNPNKLDVSQLSARQRRILEVISDAVLLRGYPPSIREIGDAAGLQSTSSVAYQLKQLEEKGFLRRDPNKPRAVDVRHLHTSDNRAAKMNRQRSASNDDVPSEASGVSYVPVVGRIAAGLPITAEKNIDTYFPMPDEVVGQGDLYMLQVVGESMKDAGILDGDWVIIRSQPTAEEGDFVAALLEGEEATVKEFHRDSTGVWLLPHNEDFEPIDGTHAEIMGKVVSVFRKL is encoded by the coding sequence ATGGCACGTAAGAACCCCAATAAGCTTGATGTCTCACAGCTCAGCGCACGCCAGCGCCGCATTTTGGAAGTTATTAGCGACGCAGTCTTGTTGCGTGGCTACCCGCCCAGCATTCGCGAGATTGGAGACGCTGCCGGCTTGCAATCAACATCTTCTGTTGCGTACCAGCTCAAGCAACTGGAAGAGAAGGGCTTCTTGCGCCGCGATCCCAATAAGCCGCGTGCGGTAGATGTGCGCCACCTGCACACCTCGGACAATAGGGCTGCGAAGATGAACAGGCAGCGTAGCGCTAGCAATGACGATGTACCGTCTGAAGCCTCTGGGGTGTCTTATGTTCCAGTTGTTGGCCGCATTGCAGCTGGCCTGCCTATCACCGCTGAGAAGAATATCGACACCTACTTCCCCATGCCGGACGAGGTTGTGGGACAAGGCGACTTATACATGTTGCAGGTTGTCGGCGAATCCATGAAGGACGCGGGCATCCTCGATGGCGACTGGGTGATTATTCGTAGCCAACCGACCGCTGAAGAAGGCGACTTCGTCGCCGCTTTGCTCGAAGGCGAAGAAGCCACAGTGAAGGAATTCCACCGGGACTCCACCGGGGTGTGGCTACTTCCCCACAACGAAGACTTCGAGCCGATTGACGGCACCCATGCAGAAATCATGGGCAAGGTCGTCTCGGTCTTCCGGAAGCTCTAG
- the hrpA gene encoding ATP-dependent RNA helicase HrpA: protein MSDFTEPAQTPSREELLRSLSQVTITQERHFRRRLAKARSPRALAAIAADIKQAQQRLAERVSSIGAIDFPTSLPVTSRKDDIAHAIEHHQVVIIAGETGSGKTTQIPKICLDLGRGRRGLIGHTQPRRLAARTVAERIADELGQPIGQSVGYAIRFDDRVSETTAVKLMTDGILLAEMQRDRFLNAYDTIIIDEAHERSLNIDFLLGYLKRLLPKRPDLKVIITSATIDPERFAQHFADASGTPAPIIEVSGRTYPVEIRYRPLEFEAGGKLVDQDPLDGLCEAIEELMSEGDGDILCFFAGERDIRDAMEAIDARRWRGVEVTPLFGRLSNEEQHRVFSPHSGRRIVLATNIAETSLTVPGIRYVVDTGTARISRYSTRSKVQRLPIEPISQASANQRSGRCGRVADGIAIRLYSEEDFATRPQFTDPEILRTNLASVILHMISLRLGDIAEFPFVQPPEAKAVRDGLLLLHELGALEQQEKDGLPVPTTTGKDLARIPVDPRMARMLVEAHTNGCLQDVMVIVAALTIQDVRERPMEYSAQADQAHARFKDTSSDFMSILALWDYIQDSRSELSGNAFRKRMKSEFLHYMRIREWFDLVRQLQDVAAQLGWKDAKGTEASARQADRIHMSLLAGLLSNIGAREGNSQQFQGARNTKFLVFPGSALAKKPPQFLMAGQLVETSRLWARDVAAIEPEWVEKVGGHLLKHTYSEPFWSRKRSAAMVHQRSTLYGVPIIVDRVVPYHRVDAHAARDMFIRHALIEGEWTTHHQFFASNAQLLEDAAEYEEKARRRGLVVDEDTLFDFYDAKIPSKVTSGRHFDSWWKKQRQATPDLLDFDPNALVDDHDVTEVSFPDRWLKGSIDYDLSYKFEPGDPLDGVSILVPVPLLAGMDTDGFDWLVPGLRLELVTELIRTLPKALRRTVVPAPDFAERALPRLVPYSTPLVEQLAQVLQEFGAQGISASDFNPDKLPPHLRMNYAAIDKRGTIIDSDRDLAALVSRQAGSITASVSRVGRKAESAAVKEWTAENLGTVAEEVDTVVDGHEVVAYPALVATPDGVEVKVHPTRAAADAAMLTTTLTLLLREIHVAAGPMVKGLPLQQRVAIDAYPHGGAQGLVDDARVAALRDLLIAAGGPVRSPEEFATLVSQVKPQVAGAVRRTVVALAPGIVEYANVATELRKWEGPAIDDMRTQLEFLLPPHAVTIHGLIHLQHLPRYIQAMRLRLEDMGLDPHRDADRQAEVDEARAYLRNRLRSLPAGREKTKEVKEIYWMIEELRVSLFAQKLGTARPISLRRVQKAIDKLR, encoded by the coding sequence ATGTCTGACTTCACCGAGCCCGCGCAGACTCCGTCGCGCGAAGAACTGCTTCGTTCCCTCTCCCAGGTCACCATCACCCAGGAGCGCCACTTCCGCAGGCGTTTAGCCAAAGCTCGCAGCCCGCGCGCACTCGCTGCCATCGCTGCGGACATCAAGCAGGCCCAGCAACGCCTTGCCGAACGTGTTAGCAGCATCGGCGCCATCGACTTCCCCACTAGTCTGCCGGTAACGTCCCGCAAAGACGACATTGCCCACGCCATCGAACACCACCAGGTGGTCATTATTGCCGGTGAAACCGGCTCCGGAAAGACCACCCAAATCCCCAAAATTTGCCTGGACCTAGGCCGTGGCCGCCGTGGACTCATTGGCCACACCCAGCCCCGCCGCCTGGCTGCGCGCACCGTCGCCGAGCGCATTGCCGATGAACTCGGCCAGCCCATCGGCCAATCCGTCGGCTACGCCATTCGCTTTGATGATCGAGTCTCCGAGACCACCGCTGTCAAGCTAATGACCGACGGCATCTTGTTGGCGGAAATGCAGCGAGACCGCTTCCTCAACGCCTACGACACCATCATTATCGACGAGGCCCACGAGCGTTCCCTCAACATCGATTTCCTGCTTGGCTACCTCAAGCGCCTCCTGCCCAAGCGCCCAGATTTGAAGGTCATTATTACCTCTGCGACCATCGATCCAGAGAGGTTTGCGCAGCACTTTGCCGATGCCTCTGGTACCCCCGCCCCCATCATCGAGGTCTCCGGCCGCACCTACCCCGTTGAAATTCGCTACCGGCCTCTGGAATTTGAGGCTGGTGGAAAGCTAGTGGACCAGGATCCTCTGGATGGTCTGTGTGAGGCCATAGAAGAGCTCATGAGCGAAGGCGACGGCGATATTTTATGCTTCTTTGCCGGTGAGCGCGATATCCGGGATGCCATGGAGGCTATTGACGCCCGCCGCTGGCGTGGCGTGGAGGTCACTCCCTTGTTTGGGCGTTTGTCCAATGAGGAACAGCACCGGGTGTTTAGCCCACATTCTGGGCGGCGAATTGTCCTGGCCACCAACATCGCCGAAACTTCTCTAACGGTTCCGGGCATCCGCTACGTGGTGGACACTGGTACCGCCCGTATCTCGCGGTATTCTACGCGCAGCAAAGTCCAGCGCTTACCCATTGAGCCGATTTCTCAAGCTAGCGCTAACCAGCGTTCCGGCCGCTGCGGACGCGTGGCCGATGGCATAGCCATCCGCTTGTACTCAGAGGAAGATTTCGCTACCCGCCCCCAGTTCACCGACCCGGAAATCCTCCGCACCAACCTGGCCAGCGTCATTTTGCACATGATTTCCCTGCGACTAGGCGATATTGCAGAGTTCCCTTTTGTCCAGCCACCGGAGGCCAAAGCGGTTCGCGATGGATTGCTGCTTCTCCACGAGCTTGGCGCCCTTGAGCAACAAGAAAAAGACGGTCTGCCAGTACCTACCACTACGGGCAAGGACTTGGCGCGCATTCCCGTTGACCCCCGTATGGCCCGGATGCTGGTCGAAGCCCACACTAACGGATGCCTCCAAGACGTCATGGTCATCGTCGCTGCCTTGACTATTCAAGATGTGCGCGAGCGCCCTATGGAATACAGCGCTCAAGCTGACCAAGCACATGCCCGCTTTAAAGACACCTCCTCGGACTTCATGTCCATACTAGCCTTGTGGGACTACATTCAAGACTCCCGCTCAGAACTCAGCGGCAACGCCTTCCGCAAGCGCATGAAGTCAGAGTTCCTCCACTACATGCGCATCCGAGAGTGGTTTGACCTTGTACGCCAACTGCAGGACGTGGCCGCCCAGCTGGGGTGGAAGGACGCTAAGGGTACGGAGGCATCGGCACGCCAAGCAGATCGCATCCACATGAGCCTACTGGCCGGATTACTGTCCAACATTGGCGCTCGCGAGGGCAATTCCCAGCAGTTCCAGGGCGCACGGAATACCAAGTTCCTGGTGTTCCCGGGCTCCGCGCTGGCCAAGAAGCCCCCACAATTCCTCATGGCCGGGCAATTGGTGGAGACCTCACGGTTGTGGGCACGCGACGTCGCGGCCATTGAGCCGGAATGGGTTGAAAAAGTAGGTGGCCACCTGCTCAAACACACCTACTCGGAGCCGTTTTGGTCCCGCAAACGCTCTGCGGCCATGGTACACCAGCGCTCAACGCTGTACGGCGTGCCCATTATCGTCGACCGTGTAGTGCCCTACCACCGCGTTGACGCCCATGCAGCGCGCGATATGTTTATCCGTCACGCGCTCATTGAAGGTGAATGGACTACACACCACCAGTTCTTTGCCAGCAATGCCCAATTGCTCGAAGACGCGGCGGAATATGAGGAAAAGGCTCGCCGCCGCGGCTTGGTGGTCGATGAAGACACTCTCTTTGACTTCTATGACGCCAAAATCCCTAGCAAGGTTACCAGCGGGCGGCATTTCGATTCCTGGTGGAAGAAACAGCGCCAGGCCACACCGGACTTGCTTGACTTCGACCCAAATGCCCTGGTGGATGACCACGATGTCACCGAAGTGTCGTTCCCCGATCGCTGGCTCAAGGGCAGCATTGACTATGACTTGTCCTATAAATTTGAGCCCGGGGATCCCCTCGACGGCGTGTCAATTCTGGTGCCCGTACCGCTGCTAGCAGGGATGGACACCGACGGGTTCGACTGGCTGGTCCCCGGCTTGCGGCTAGAGCTCGTAACTGAACTCATCCGTACGCTGCCTAAAGCCCTGCGGCGCACAGTGGTGCCCGCGCCTGACTTTGCGGAGCGCGCCCTGCCCCGCCTCGTGCCCTACTCGACGCCGCTGGTAGAACAATTGGCGCAGGTCTTGCAGGAATTCGGCGCCCAGGGAATAAGTGCGAGCGACTTTAACCCGGACAAGCTACCGCCGCACTTGCGAATGAACTACGCCGCTATAGATAAGCGCGGCACGATCATTGACTCAGATCGCGACTTAGCGGCCCTTGTTTCCCGCCAGGCTGGCTCCATTACTGCATCGGTCTCCCGAGTAGGTCGCAAAGCAGAGTCGGCCGCTGTCAAAGAATGGACAGCAGAGAACCTGGGTACCGTGGCCGAAGAGGTCGATACCGTGGTCGACGGGCATGAGGTCGTGGCCTACCCCGCGCTGGTGGCAACCCCCGATGGGGTTGAGGTCAAGGTTCATCCCACTAGGGCCGCTGCCGATGCCGCCATGCTCACCACCACGTTGACCCTCCTGCTGCGCGAAATCCACGTTGCTGCCGGCCCCATGGTCAAGGGCTTGCCCTTGCAACAACGCGTCGCCATCGATGCCTACCCCCATGGCGGCGCGCAGGGTTTGGTTGATGACGCTCGCGTGGCGGCGCTGCGCGACCTGCTGATTGCTGCAGGCGGCCCGGTGCGCTCGCCGGAAGAATTTGCCACCTTAGTGTCACAGGTAAAGCCTCAGGTCGCTGGCGCTGTGCGCCGTACGGTGGTGGCCCTGGCACCGGGCATTGTCGAATACGCCAACGTTGCCACAGAATTACGCAAGTGGGAAGGGCCCGCGATCGATGATATGCGCACCCAATTGGAATTCCTCTTGCCGCCGCACGCGGTAACCATTCATGGGCTCATCCACCTCCAACACCTGCCCCGGTACATCCAGGCCATGCGTCTGCGCCTGGAAGACATGGGGCTTGATCCCCACCGTGATGCCGACCGGCAAGCCGAAGTTGATGAGGCGCGCGCTTACCTACGCAACCGCCTGCGCTCCCTGCCCGCGGGCAGGGAGAAGACCAAGGAGGTCAAGGAGATCTACTGGATGATAGAAGAGCTGCGGGTGTCCCTATTTGCGCAAAAACTAGGCACCGCCCGCCCCATTTCCTTGCGGCGGGTACAAAAAGCCATCGACAAACTGCGTTAG
- a CDS encoding hydrogen peroxide-inducible genes activator, producing the protein MNNKEYRPTLAQLRTFVTIAENKHFGTAATKLQISQPSLSQALVALEQGLGIQLIERSTRRVIVTSAGQTLLPHAKATLESAEAFMAHARGAQGTLSGPLTIGIIPTVAPYILPHLLRSIREEFPELEPIFVEEQTHTLLERLRDGQVDLTIMALPAEAHGMVEVPLYQEQFRVVTHRTHPLAGRQDLSLKKLDELDLLLLDDGHCLREQILDLCRAARVNPADATNAVTRASSLTTIMQLVIGGMGATLIPASALAAECRHPDIAVGNFAPDVTAQRQVGLVFRSSAARSDEFHAFGQLVSRAFAQVMEEQVPR; encoded by the coding sequence ATGAACAATAAAGAGTACCGGCCGACACTCGCCCAGCTGCGCACATTTGTGACCATTGCGGAGAATAAGCACTTTGGCACCGCCGCTACCAAACTGCAGATTTCCCAGCCATCATTATCCCAGGCGCTCGTCGCCCTAGAACAGGGCTTGGGCATTCAGCTCATCGAGCGCTCTACCCGTCGCGTCATCGTCACCTCCGCAGGCCAGACGCTGTTACCGCACGCTAAAGCAACCCTAGAATCCGCTGAGGCATTCATGGCTCATGCCCGCGGCGCACAGGGCACCCTATCTGGTCCGCTGACCATTGGCATTATCCCCACCGTCGCTCCATACATCCTGCCACACCTCCTGCGCTCCATCCGGGAGGAGTTTCCGGAGCTTGAACCCATCTTCGTCGAGGAGCAGACCCACACTTTGCTGGAGCGCCTGCGCGACGGTCAGGTGGATCTAACCATCATGGCCCTGCCTGCCGAGGCTCATGGGATGGTTGAAGTTCCGCTTTACCAGGAACAGTTCCGGGTGGTTACTCACCGCACTCACCCGTTGGCCGGCAGGCAGGACCTTAGCCTTAAAAAATTGGATGAGCTGGATTTACTTCTGCTTGATGATGGCCACTGTCTGCGCGAGCAGATCCTGGATCTGTGCCGGGCAGCACGCGTCAATCCCGCCGATGCCACTAATGCCGTCACCCGAGCTTCCTCCCTGACCACCATCATGCAACTGGTCATTGGCGGTATGGGCGCCACCTTGATCCCCGCCTCCGCCCTGGCGGCTGAGTGCCGCCACCCTGATATTGCCGTAGGCAATTTCGCCCCTGACGTCACGGCCCAGCGCCAGGTGGGCCTGGTCTTTCGCTCCTCGGCAGCACGCTCAGACGAGTTTCACGCGTTTGGCCAGTTGGTCTCGCGCGCCTTTGCACAGGTAATGGAAGAGCAGGTGCCCCGTTAG
- a CDS encoding DEAD/DEAH box helicase, with protein sequence MNLSQHLSDFQDVPESVLDDVIWDAFQTWTSERGISLYPAQEEASLAALAGDNVILATPTGSGKSMVANAAHFFALAKGQRTFYTAPIKALVSEKFFALCEIFGAENVGMMTGDATVNHKAPIIAATAEIVANIALRDGANADIAQVVMDEFHYYSEPGRGWAWQVPLLELPHTQFILMSATLGDTKWLEDDLTARTGRKTSLVTGSTRPVPLDFSYTFSAVHETIEELLSRGKAPIYVVHFSQREAAERAQALTSLPTMLSAAEKDAITAEIGAFRFSTAFGRDLSKLLRKGIGIHHAGMLPKYRRLVERLAQKGLLKVICGTDTLGVGINVPIRTVLMTGLAKFDGSRQRILKSREFHQIAGRAGRAGYDTEGTVVVQAPEHEIENAKARRRAGDDPARLKKLKKKSARDGEVTWSEKTYLRLIDAEPEQLSSQFRVSNSMLLNVLARHGDGFEHMRHLLRTNHDTRAKQNQDILTALDLFRGLLRTGVVQRSTKGLDIYGRPYHVVRELPRDFALNQPLAPFALAALSVLDPESPTFAYDIISVFESILDDPRPVLRAQQQAARGEEIAALKAEGVDYTERMVIVEEITWPMPLDELLHQAYDTFAETNAWVKEFTLSPKSVVRDMLENAMTFSDLVATYGLARSEGVVLRYLTDAWRTLRQSVPDEFYTEELADVVEWLGELIRQVDSSLVDEWAQMTGEDQPVDAATMERELAFGVEDPTALTSNRRAFGIMVRNYFFRLVNLFALEKEERLEQLVDYLDDVPDFGGAMDAYFADYDDIDWGPAARGPEYFHVEGEGSRSWTVRQILKDPAGDNAYQFVGTVDLDASDAAGEVRLSSLHIEA encoded by the coding sequence GTGAACCTTTCCCAGCACCTCAGCGACTTCCAAGACGTACCCGAGTCCGTGCTCGATGATGTCATTTGGGACGCGTTCCAGACCTGGACATCGGAGCGCGGCATTAGCCTCTACCCTGCTCAGGAGGAAGCCAGCCTCGCCGCGCTGGCTGGAGATAATGTCATCTTGGCCACCCCCACGGGATCGGGAAAGTCCATGGTGGCAAACGCCGCGCACTTTTTTGCGCTGGCCAAGGGGCAGCGCACGTTCTACACCGCTCCCATTAAGGCGCTAGTCAGCGAGAAGTTCTTCGCGCTGTGCGAGATCTTCGGAGCGGAAAACGTTGGGATGATGACTGGGGATGCCACCGTAAACCACAAGGCCCCCATCATTGCAGCCACGGCAGAAATCGTCGCTAATATCGCTTTGCGCGACGGAGCTAACGCCGACATCGCCCAGGTGGTTATGGATGAGTTCCACTACTATTCAGAGCCCGGGCGCGGCTGGGCATGGCAGGTCCCGCTGTTGGAACTTCCCCACACCCAATTCATTCTCATGTCTGCGACTCTGGGAGATACCAAATGGCTCGAAGATGACTTGACCGCCCGCACAGGGCGCAAAACCAGCTTGGTCACCGGCAGCACCCGGCCGGTGCCGCTGGACTTTAGCTACACGTTCTCTGCTGTACATGAGACCATTGAGGAGCTACTCTCCCGGGGCAAGGCCCCTATCTATGTTGTGCATTTCTCCCAGCGGGAGGCTGCTGAGCGCGCCCAAGCATTGACCTCTTTGCCCACAATGCTCAGCGCGGCAGAAAAGGACGCCATCACCGCAGAAATCGGCGCCTTCCGCTTTAGTACAGCTTTCGGCCGCGATCTCTCTAAACTGCTCCGCAAGGGCATTGGCATTCACCATGCGGGGATGCTGCCCAAGTACCGCCGGTTGGTAGAAAGGCTGGCCCAAAAGGGGCTGCTCAAGGTTATCTGCGGCACGGACACACTGGGCGTGGGTATCAACGTCCCCATACGCACGGTATTGATGACAGGCCTGGCCAAATTCGACGGCTCGCGCCAGCGCATCCTCAAATCCCGCGAATTTCACCAAATCGCTGGGCGCGCGGGCCGGGCGGGTTATGACACCGAAGGCACTGTGGTGGTCCAGGCCCCCGAGCACGAGATTGAAAACGCCAAAGCTCGCCGCCGCGCGGGCGATGACCCAGCCCGCTTGAAAAAGCTTAAGAAGAAGTCCGCTCGCGATGGCGAGGTCACGTGGTCAGAAAAGACCTACCTCCGGCTCATAGACGCTGAACCTGAGCAGTTGAGCAGTCAATTCCGCGTGAGCAATTCGATGTTGCTCAATGTCTTGGCCCGCCATGGCGACGGTTTTGAACACATGCGCCACTTGCTGCGCACCAACCACGACACCAGGGCAAAGCAAAACCAGGACATCCTCACCGCGCTGGATCTCTTCCGCGGCCTGCTGCGCACCGGCGTGGTGCAGCGCTCTACTAAGGGGCTAGACATTTATGGTCGCCCCTACCATGTGGTGCGCGAGCTCCCCCGCGACTTCGCACTAAACCAGCCGCTAGCCCCGTTTGCCCTGGCCGCGCTGAGTGTGTTGGACCCCGAGTCCCCGACGTTTGCCTATGACATTATCTCCGTCTTCGAGTCCATTTTGGATGATCCCCGGCCGGTGCTGCGCGCCCAGCAGCAGGCTGCACGGGGCGAGGAAATCGCTGCCCTCAAGGCGGAGGGCGTGGACTACACCGAACGGATGGTCATTGTCGAGGAGATCACTTGGCCCATGCCCCTTGATGAGCTCCTCCACCAAGCATATGACACATTCGCAGAGACTAACGCATGGGTCAAGGAGTTCACATTGTCCCCGAAGTCGGTGGTGCGCGACATGCTGGAAAACGCAATGACGTTCTCCGATCTCGTTGCCACCTATGGTTTGGCGCGCTCCGAAGGCGTGGTGCTGCGCTACCTTACCGATGCCTGGCGTACCCTGCGCCAGTCCGTGCCAGATGAGTTCTATACCGAAGAGCTTGCCGATGTCGTCGAATGGCTCGGCGAGCTTATCCGCCAGGTGGATTCCTCGCTGGTGGACGAGTGGGCACAAATGACCGGCGAGGATCAGCCCGTTGACGCCGCCACTATGGAACGCGAGTTGGCATTTGGCGTCGAAGATCCCACTGCCCTAACCTCCAACCGGCGTGCCTTTGGCATCATGGTCCGCAACTACTTCTTCCGCCTGGTCAACCTCTTTGCACTGGAAAAGGAAGAACGTTTGGAGCAGCTGGTGGACTACCTCGATGATGTCCCGGACTTCGGCGGCGCGATGGATGCTTACTTTGCTGACTACGACGATATCGATTGGGGACCAGCCGCCCGCGGCCCGGAGTACTTCCATGTCGAGGGCGAGGGCTCGCGCAGCTGGACAGTGCGCCAAATCCTTAAAGACCCCGCCGGAGACAATGCCTATCAATTCGTAGGCACCGTGGACCTCGATGCTTCTGATGCTGCCGGCGAAGTCCGCCTCTCCTCGCTACACATCGAGGCCTAA
- a CDS encoding carboxymuconolactone decarboxylase family protein has protein sequence MSIDNLKSSLPEYAKDQKLNLGSLARSTELNEEQLWGSLLAAAAATRNDTVLSEIMEEAKEHLSAEAIDAALGAATVMAMNNVAYRAKGWLGDDYAQVKFGLRMNIISKPGVDKANFELWNTVVSAINGCEHCLSAHAKTLQEEGLTKEQIWEGVKIGAVIQAVVQTVQIEAAR, from the coding sequence ATGTCTATTGATAACCTGAAGTCCTCCCTGCCGGAGTACGCCAAGGACCAGAAGCTGAACTTGGGATCCCTGGCCCGCTCCACCGAGCTCAACGAAGAGCAGCTGTGGGGCTCCCTGCTGGCAGCAGCTGCTGCGACCCGCAACGACACCGTCTTGTCTGAAATCATGGAAGAGGCTAAGGAGCACCTGTCTGCCGAGGCTATCGATGCTGCCCTGGGCGCCGCTACCGTGATGGCCATGAACAACGTGGCCTACCGCGCCAAGGGCTGGCTGGGCGATGACTACGCTCAGGTAAAGTTCGGCCTGCGCATGAACATTATCTCCAAGCCGGGTGTAGACAAGGCCAACTTCGAGCTGTGGAACACCGTCGTGTCCGCCATCAATGGTTGCGAGCACTGCCTGTCCGCCCACGCTAAGACTCTCCAGGAGGAGGGCCTGACCAAGGAGCAGATCTGGGAAGGCGTCAAGATTGGTGCCGTCATCCAGGCTGTGGTCCAGACCGTGCAGATTGAAGCCGCACGCTAA
- the nrdR gene encoding transcriptional regulator NrdR, with protein sequence MYCPFCHHEQSRVIDSRVIDSGTAIRRRRECSSCEGRFTTVEKAVLLVVKRNGITEPFSREKLIRGVRRACQGRDVSDDALKRLAQEVEETIRGHGSSQVNANDVGLAILEPLRHLDEVAYLRFASVYKSFDSAADFESEIRLMRRRDRV encoded by the coding sequence GTGTATTGCCCTTTCTGCCACCACGAACAGTCTCGTGTCATTGACTCGCGTGTTATAGATTCTGGTACTGCCATTCGTCGCCGTCGTGAATGCAGCTCGTGCGAAGGGCGATTCACCACCGTGGAGAAGGCCGTGCTGCTGGTGGTTAAGCGCAATGGGATTACGGAGCCCTTTAGCCGCGAAAAGCTTATCCGCGGCGTGCGTCGTGCGTGCCAGGGCCGGGACGTTTCTGACGACGCCCTCAAGCGTCTGGCGCAAGAGGTGGAGGAAACAATTCGTGGGCACGGCAGTTCGCAGGTCAATGCCAACGACGTTGGTCTTGCCATCCTCGAGCCACTGCGCCATCTTGATGAGGTCGCGTATTTGCGCTTTGCTTCTGTCTATAAGTCCTTCGATAGCGCAGCAGACTTTGAGTCTGAAATCCGCCTCATGCGCAGGCGGGACCGCGTCTAG